In the Canis aureus isolate CA01 chromosome 36, VMU_Caureus_v.1.0, whole genome shotgun sequence genome, tcagaaagaagtaaaatacttCATGTTGGCTGTGGTTCTTTTGGAAATTCAAAAGATAATGGTTAATCACAtaacaagtaaaaaaaagaactattaaagatttattaacATATGAAGTTAAACATCATTAATTCAATCAAATTCAAACATTTTACTTCCACAACTTGGCAAATATAGAAAAAGCATAGGAACatctagtaataataataatgaacatgGTCACTTGTATACAGCTGGAGGTCATATAATAGTAGAACATTTCTGGAGGACAACTTGATAATGTGTAGCAAAAACTTTAAATGTGGACTTTCTTCTTGAAACAGTAATTTCACTATTAGGAAATTATCCCAAGGAAAAGCATATGGATGCATCCACTGATTAAGCCAAAAAGATTTCTACagtaatattgttaaaatggcaataaaaacaGTTTAAAAGTCAAATAAGACAGAATTGGTAAAGAATAtcgctataaataaataaaaaacaatgcaaTGTAGTCATTAAAGTGATATACAAGAAAGTTTCATGACAGGGAAATGTGTTTAATGTGTTTATAAAAAACTGAtactgtgtttccatttttattattaagcCAGTAACTGcgtggaaaaaataaagattttacatCAAAATGGTAAGTCTAGTTTTCTTTAGATAATTTATGATACATTTTTACTCATCTATGTTGTTTAACTTTCTCATATTCTTATTTTGtaacaacaataatgaaaatatattatcaaatacAGTTAGGTGTTGATTATAATAATTTATCTAGAttctatgaaaaacaaataaattgagCTCCCGTATTTTTGCCAGATTATCATGCTGTTTATTTCCGTCTTACTAAAAAAGAGGCAGCTTACgttcccagctctgccctcaccAACTGCTATCCCATGTCATTCCAGAAGACATCGAAACATGCCTAAATGCCTCCAAGAATCATTCTGGGTGAGTGAacaatttaaaatgacatttaagaGTAAACATCTGAAGTTTAACTTAGAtctaaaggtttttgttttgttttttaacttagaTCTAAAGTTACTGAGATGTTGCCACCAATACCAAAGGGAACTTCAAGTGAAGaacaaggaaaaaattattttactcacAGAGACTTTGTCCTTCGCCTGTTTAAATACACTGGAAGCCTGAGTTGATTCACCACCTGTTGCTgtcaaaaaaagaagacataaacaacCCCAAACTTAGTGGCTGAAGACCGCAAAAATGCATTTTTCAGTATCTTTTGAATATTCAATTCTGTCAACAGACTAACACAAAGCAAAACTTTGCTTATTTCGAGATTCAAATCCAGTAACTGAAGAAACAGGAATTAAGAACATTCTAGCATGTGGCTCCTACTATAGTGTGTGCTAATTAATATAAGCCAGTGTTTACCAAAGCACAGGTAAGCACATCAAGTAATTTCCTATTGGTTATACCAAGCTACCTTTAAATACTGTTACTACATGAGCGTAGATCCTTTAGAACAAAAGTCACAGAACAATAATCCAAATGCCGTAGTGTTTAAGAAAAGGGGGAGGAGTGACTGGTTTTTAGGGTTGGCATGATATTAAAGAGTGTTCATGGAGAATCCCAAGCCCTCTTTTTGTAGCCAATAGCATACCTACAGTTATTTCTACATTTCATATTCCAAACCGTCATGACCAGCCaacccctttccctctgcatccCTTCATTTCACAATATGAATGACACACTTGTTTGACGTGAAACGTACCACATGAGAAATAGCttgtcaaagaaagaaaacacgaGAGAAATTTTAAGTTCAGTAATATAGAACTTGTTCTACACATGCACTTCCTGTATGAAATTATTACCACATCTGTTACTGTTGTTTCTCTTGCTGCTGTTTTATACCTCTGGTTTCAATTTTAAACTCCACTATCTCCAGCACATTTTCTGTTGATGACTTACCTGACTTAACTCGAATATGTCTCATGATTGAAAACAATCCtttgtgttttggaaaaaaaaaactatccctATTTAAAAATTGTGCTTAGAAAATGAAAGGCACAAGCTTGTGTAGTTTCCTCCTCCTTGGTTTTCTTTCATAAGAGAGAAAaccctgggctgggggtggggggcagggggtgagagGGAGCTTATGCTTATAAGCACTCTGAATGAGTTTCCAAAAGGTTTCTATGTCACATGCAGCTCTGACATAAATATAACTGTCTACAGGATGCTCTATGCTATTTAGGACTGGATGGATAGTAAGATTATTCAAGATtctggagtgatttttttttaagaagtagtgCAAATGATGCTTTCCCAatatttctgtaatatttcttaaatttctgtgACATAGTTTCCTTTTAGCCAATGACATCCATGTTTGATGTATGCTTTCTGCCCGAGTATCTTAATATTTGAACAGACTAAGGGAAGATCCTAATTAGTCCGAAGATCTTAAATTTCCTTTAATGAACGAGTTAAATAGGCAATTCACTCTCAGTGTGGTAAATCAAATACCAATGACATGTCACACATTTCACCAAACCATTTGATGTTTCCTCTAAAATTCCACAATCCTGATATATTCTTTCATTCTCTAATACATGATATAGGATTTTTatgcccaaatcaagagtctgccTCTCCAAGCATTTGTCTAATTAGAACTAAAATTCCAATTTTAATGCAGATGAATTAAGATCTGATATAAGAATTGGAGATGTCATATTAATTTCTAACCGAGAAGCATTCTTCATCCTGAACTTTTATCATCAAGGTTTCTGTATAATTCATGAGGTTTACACTTTCAAATATTGCCTTAAAGATTAGTTCTTGGAGGAAAGCTCATGAGATGATTCCCATATGaagaacacaaatataaaatacttggAATTTTATTGACTATCATAAAACCATCAAttaccttgattttctttttcttacaaagGTTAATGCTGCTCTTAACCTTTAAAGCTATCCGAAGGTTTATATAAAGGCACTTCTAATATACAATGTGAAGGTAAATATTCCTTTCTCATTTAGCAATCTGATATTTTACTTTGTAGCCTGCAAGTGTGCTacttaataaatgctaaaataaaatgtattgcaaATTAAGATTATCCTAGGataattatacatttaatgcaaataCTTTGCACTGAAGTTTAGGAATAGAGTTTGCATTATGGATATTTGTATGAGTTTTTATTGTGATTTGTAGCAAGTTTCTCTCTTTCACTTCACCACTTTTTTAAGGAGTTAAAAACAAGTATATTTgaagaagacagaaacaaaataagaaggTAGCAAAATTGAAATACACCTACGTTCCAAGAAATTCGGGGGGAAGGAGTTTTATCTAGGAATGCAGAATACTAAATTATGTAGGAAAATTAGCAGTTTGAATCCAACACATTTAAGAAGATCCCAATGACAGAATGTCAGTGAAGAGATGTAGTACAGTGAATTGAAAGCCTTGCTAATTTTGGGAACGAGGAATAAAATCTGATGGGATGACCagacaatttccttttttttttctttcatccgAAGCAAAGTAATTTTGCAATCACAGTTTTATCCcagatttgcttttcattttcaatcttGAAATCACTATCCATCCTTGGCAAAATCATCAACATCAGTAACAGATTTGGCAGTAACCATGTAGAAAATAGGACAAATATAGTATGGGCTTAAGCATGAGAgagataaataagcaaaataatgaGAATGCATACCACGGTTATATTCATCGTCATTGTCTAACCAAACACACAGAATGAAAAGAGGAATCCCCAGAACGTGACACTAGAGCACAATGCCAAGATAAAAATCACTGCTAAGTCTGAGCATGACAAAGAAACAGATGGTCATGACCTCTTCtgcagggagggaaaaaaaaaaaaagaataatgatacaAGACACTTAATAGCGAAATTGTTCATGACTGCTAAGGTtcttggaagaaaaacaaaatgaagaagccGCTACaggaatgagataaaaaaaaaaaaaaaaacatgtctatGTTTGCCAGCCACATTGCAGAACTGAAGAGTCACCTGTGGTTTTCCGCTTAACACAGGAGAGATGAGTTGGTCTAGTATATTTGATAGCaggttttaaaatgaatttcctgGAGGGAGAGTGGGCCTGAACTTCTGTTTTTTTAGCAAGTTCAGCCTTCTTATAAACTGCTACgaataaagaaaacacaaaaaaagcatACCATCAGGAGAAAATACACACTTGGAGCAAAACCGAACGACATTTCATAAATAATTAGTTACCACTGTTAGGAAGTTTCTTCTACAAAAGAGTAACAAtgaattcaaaaacatttttaaagaagttattgTGAAATGaaccttttttccttctcacttCATCTCTGGAGACTGTGCTAGGTTCCtttttagctatttttctttCAGGAGTGGAAATTCTGCCTCTCCCGGTTTtaaaaggcttttcttttctatgtttcTCGAGAGATGGTCTCCGAGCTTCCTTTTCAGCTTTCTCCTCTTTAGGAATAGTTTCTAACTGTTCTGTCATGATGCTCCTATCATCATCTGCGGATCAAAGCAAAccatgacaacaacaacaacaacgaaagcATTAGTAACAGATGTACAAGATCCttcatatatttaacaaaatgcaGAACAGAGATAAAGGGacatttttaaactgtttaaaacgaaaaagaaattgttttatttggaagtagaaaattaaaaaaaaaataatgcacacCTTGAGTGTCCACCCAGAGGCTGTCAGCATCCATGATGGAATCATCAATGGTGGTCTCGTCTTTGTAATCGTCATAGGTTTCCGTCTTATATTCTGAGAGTGCAacctcctctctctctggggaagcTGGAGCCTCCGGGGAGCCATCCCTGGGCTCGGCCTGGGCTTCGGCGGCCTCATCGACGTGGAGCTCTTTGAGGTGGAGCTCTTCTCCGGCGCGGGGAGAAGGTCTCCTCTCCACCTCGGGCTGCTCTAGGGCTGCGAAGCGCACGCTGTGGGCGCCTGACTCCCCTTCGTCGGTGGTGGTTTGCACCACGGTGATAAAATCATCCTCGATGGTTACCACGGACTCGATCACCCCTTTGTGCTCGCCAGGGCAGGTCTCCACAAATTCCTCCCTGACCCCGGGGACGCCCAGGTCGGTGATCTGAAGGGTGTCAGAGCGGAAGAGCAGCTTGTCGTACTCTCCCTGGGCCTCGATCTCGTCTTCCTCGCTCCGGGCCTCTGCGGGCTCGATGCCGGTGGCTTCGGGCACCTGCTCTGGGACGTCGGAGGGTGTGACGGAGATATCTGGGGTCCCCTTGCTGTCCTCCTGTGGCTGCCGAATGAATTCCATCTGGACGTCGGCCCCCTCGTCCGGGGCCAGCTCGGCCTCTGAGACAGCAGGTGCACAGGGAATCTCCACGGACAATTTGATGGCGATCTCGTCTTGGATCAGAGAGGACTCCGGGGACGTTTCCTTCTTGCCCTCGTCGGCTTTCAAGGACTCCATGGTGAGGCTCTCGTGCTCGCCACTGGACTCGTAGGACTCCTCCTTGTCCACAGCCTCCTGGTGCACCAGGTCAGGCTTGGCCACCTTCTCCTTGATCTCCGTCTCGCTGGCCCGGGCGCCTTCCTTCACGGGGCCAAACTCGACTCCCGGAGGCGCCAACGTGGACGGGGCGAGATCCTGCCCGACCTCGGGGGGGAGCTCCGTCTCCTGTCCCCCATCTAGGGTCAGCCCCGCGGCCATCTGCCCGAAGTCGCTGATGTGAACATCCACGTGACCCTGGTCGGCTTTCTTTGCAACAAAATCCAGTTCTGGTGCAGCTTTCCTGGAAGGTTCGACCTCCCCGACCTCTGGCACTGAGCTGAGCCCTTTCTCAGCTGTCTCCGCTGCAGGAGGGGATGCATCTTTTGCTGCGGTCGGGGGGTGCTCGGAGATTGCTCCTAATCCAGACGTGTCGGCCTTGTCGCTGGCCTCTTCCGCTGGCCTGGAGTGTTCCTTTGCATCAGCATGTTCTTCACTCTTTTCTAGGACAGTATCCAGCTTTTCGCTGGCTTTCCTGTCCTGCTCCGACTCCCTAGCCGGCCCCGGCTTGTCACCAGGGACATGCGGGGAGACCTCTTTCTCAGCCCCCAGCTCGTCTTTGACTCTGCCGGCAGCCGCCAGTTTTACTTCAATCAACGAGAGGTCCGTGGCGAGGTCTCTCCGCATCTTGTCATCGGGGCCTTCGTAAAAGGACCCGCTGTCCCCGGACAGATTCTCGCTGTCTTGAACCGGCGACGGGAGCGGGACCGTGTACTTGTTGAACACGCAGTAGCCCAGGTCTTCCAGCTGACCGTCTGTTTTAACCACGACGTGGTTCTCGTCGGTGACAGGGGGCAGGCCCGTGCTGGCCTCCTCCACCACGGTCTCCGATGGCACCGATTTCCTCCTGGCAACCTCGGCATCTGCGCTCACGGAAGCTAATCTGGACCTCGTGCCTGCCAGATCGAGCATCTCAGGCAGGTCAGGGGCCATGACGGTCCCATTTTTGTAATAATCTTTGGCGAGGAAAGGGGACTCACACGATGGCTCGACTGGAGCATTGTCCTCTCCCGGAGCCTTTTCTCCCTCCGGCTGTTCTTCCTCTTTGCTCTCTACCGGGAAACATGGGGCTTTCTCCAGGGCAGGCGTGGTGGCTGGAAGGTAATCATCCCCTTCGTCCATACTTCCACTAGTGTTGGTCAGAATGTCAGAAGCCAGAGGAGAAAGATCGTGTCCCCGACCGAAGTTAAATCCGAGGGCTATGGAATCCAGGCAAGACATGGGCAAGTTGATCGACATGCTTCTTTGCTCTATTGCAGACCTCCCGCCAAGTCCTAGACTCCTGCTTAGCGTCAAGTCGTCCTTATTCTTACTGTGGAGATCCCTCTTCTCCCCATACACTTTTGGATCAATAGTAAACATTCTTTCTTGAGGAGAACTGGGTTCTTCGGGTAAATCGGTAGGATAACCCTGTGCAAGAGTGCTGTACCCTGCCTCTTGCGCTGCAGCACTGGGCTGGGGCTCTTTACCTGCCTCAAGTTCCTTGTCGCCGTTTTTACACACGGGAGATACGGTATCCAAAGACTCTAGGGCACTTTCTCTTGTGTCACTTAGTTCGTAGTAATCACTGGCCGGCTGGATGCTCTTTGTCACTTCTTCTTTCAAGGCAGATGTTTCGAAATACTTGGACATTCCTGACTTATCTTCATAAAATGGCATGTCAAGCTCAGCTGATGTTGCAGCCCCAGCCCCTTCAACCTTAGTATCTTTGTCCACaactttttcttcaaaaaggTCCTGGGTTGCACTCTTTTCACTTGCTGCAGCTGGTTCGGTCACGACTTTCTCCAGGGTCGTGGAGGTCATGGCTGAATCGGTTACTGCTTGTTCCAAACTGACAGCGAATAATAATGCATCTGTGGTAGGCTCTTGGCCTTTCTGTTCTTCTTTTGAGAGGGCGTGCTCCATGCAGGGCTGAATGatgcctgtttctccatctgtcagTTTTGGGGGCTCACTGTCTTTTGGCATGGCTTCTTTGTCAGAAATGGTTGTTTTTTCTTCAAGCTTTGGCTGAGACTCCTTGTCAGTAGGTGTAGCTTCCTGCTCTTTTTCCTGTGCGCTCTCTGGCTTGATCGCCCCTTTTTCCTCTCCCAAAACTTTCTCTGGGACACCTTCTTCCACAGTTGGAATGAGGGCATCTTTGGGTAAGGTGGTTGCCTCTGAGGCTGGTGCTTCTGCCACTTTGTCGGGTTTATCCTTAGGGGGCTCTTCAGCTTTAGAACTATCTTTGGCAGGTGCTGGGCCACTGGtttcttccagaaattttttGTCATCTGGCTGTAAAAAGGCAGGGGCAAAGGGTGATGCTTCTGCAACGATTTCATTCTTCATGACATCTAAAGGAAGAGTGAAGCTTCCCGCCTGAAAGGGACTTGGCATGGGAGAATCAAActgtttcccttcccattttGGGATGTCCTCAAGTACATCTTTTCCCTTCATGGGTGTTAGGGGGCCAGGTGAGATGGGAGCAGCTAAACCCCACTCGTCCTTTTTTGCTTCTGTTGGCATTTCGATGAACCAGTCCTTTTGCTCTTTTGGAGTGGGGGGCTCTGCAGAGAGGCCAATACCAGGCACCACTAGGCTCGGTTCTGTCTTCTGTTTCATGTCTTCCAGCCCGGCACCAAGAGGCTGCCCAAACAGAGTGGGAGgtgctctttcttcttctgtgccTTGCATGTCCTTTGTGTCAGGGGAAGTTTTAGTTGTCTCAGGCTGAGAAACTAAGGCAGCATGTTTGAGGTCTTCACCAGGCTTACTTTGTTTCTCTGACTCCTTGTCTTTCTTGTCTAATGGCTCAGCTGGAGAAGGAGTCAATTCCTGTTGATCATGGAACTCCATCTTCGAGGCTGGAAATAAACCTGAAGTAATTGGGTTGATTTTTAAACAGATAATAGGCAAGTGCTTTCAGGCAGTAagcttaaaattatattttgaaatgacaaatgAATGGTAGGGTAAGAAAACAAAACGAAACTATGGAACATGCAAGCATGCTACCTGtttaaaaatcaacatgaaaATGTCAGGATCGAGATATATTTGTACTACTGCTGAAATGGACTCCTGTTGCGAATCAATGCATACAGGAATTGTGTATTTTGAATactctttgctcctttgtttggGTTCTCCTAAATAGTATGTAATGTGTACGTAgtagaaagaaaattcatgtgCCTTCTACGTAAATGACAAATTAAGGAATATTGAATCAGTAATATTTAGATACAAAAATACTTTAAGGACTAAATATGAAAAACGGATGAATGTCCACTGAGCTTTTTCATTTGTGTTGTCATTTGAAAACGAACTGGCAGGCCAAGGGCAGAAGGCTAATTAATCCATAGTAAGTATTCATAGTTTCAATTAACTTGATTTACAAATGCCAGGACCAATTTTTTGAGCATTGAAAAGTTACTgacataattttttaaggaatcatCTGAGATTAAATTTCaggaatataaatatttgctattaacTTTATACGATATGACCTAAAAAATTGACAAGGCAATTTCTACCACAAATTCAAAATTCTTAATCCCGAATCATCAGTTGACCTTACGACAGATGTAAGAAAATCTGAATTATATTGTTAATACTGAGAGGTCATgtgaatacaaattttaaaaagagccgATCTTTATAATATCTTTCTCTCCCTGGTCATGACCTCGTGATCGATGGTGAGGCACTAATTGTGGCTTCAGAGATATTTCATAGAAATTAAAtggctctttatttttgtttgttcaccAATTAAAAAGGTTTCAGAGTCTCACTTGTGTTTTAAGGTCACAGGTATTTTGTTGTGGTCATTGGAGCTAAATGTAATTATCTGGAAagaatttgggaaaaaataataaaattcagtcATCGCTCAAAGAGCAAGTGTATGGATCATCATTACCTTATATACTTGTGTGTCCTGTTGtaacaatagaaaagaaatacttCATGAACTTCTAATAAAGGTTAGATGGATGAAAACTCAAGAGATATGATGATGGTCAAAGACGTTGGCTGCCATGGAGAGGAAATGGTATGAGAAGCATCAGCAGGAGCTTTTAGGAAAACCAAACCAGAATTCATCGAAGCATAAAAAATATAGCACATTGCGGttgcaaacaaaaacaattctaCCATTTAAGCCTCTATGTGCCAAAATCCGAGTCTACGATTTGAAAGAAAAGCATATGAATCGCTgtcccaaaaataaaaataaaaatatacatgtattagCAATGTGGCTGGCAAACACTTGGAGATGGGAGCGGGGCGGACAAAAAGCTCACACAGCATCGTCAGCCTGGCTGCAAAGCGTGTTGTATCATGGCAAAGTAAAACCAACAATCAGCTGCAGCAGTGGAAGACCTAGCTGCCACACAGCACCTGTGCAAGCCACACTCTGCTCATTAAACCTACAACAtcggtctcaggatcatgagaagACCAAGCCATGGAATAGCATTGGAAAGGCATCAGGTTGGTAAGCTGCTGGAGAGATCATTTGCAACAGAACACATGCAAATCCTAGGAAAGACACACCTTCCCTGGCAGAGGAAGGGATTGTTACTTCTGGAGACACCTCGGTGACCTCTTTTACACTTTTCTCCTGTGGGGCCCCTGCTGGGGCACTCTCTTCAGGAGCTATGTGGGCCTCCACACTAGACTCCGCTGGGCCCTCACTGAGGCCCTGGGGTTGGTCTGAGGCCTTGGCAGCCCCGCACTCTTTCCCAGGAAGAGTGGCAGGTGTCTCTTCCTCAGCCATTGTTCCCTCTAGCGTTTCTTCTTCTTAGGGATGAAAAAGATGTTGACATCACGACCACAGAACAATACACGAAATGGCAGAAATACTATTCAAGGAACACTTTCAGCTCCATTACATCAACCTCACGAGAACCTCTTTTACCATTTGGATGAACAGATTAATATTCTAATGCAATGTGCATTATGTATTGCTTGGGAAGTTATTCTATATAATCTGCTAATAATGATGCCTTTTACAGTCTCGTTAAAAGGCTGTTTAGTTTAAAACTTGAGAGCTGAAAGGGTTTTATTGCTCTATTACCCTTAGTGGAAATGGCAGTAAGTTGCACACATGTAGGAAGCTTGCTGGAAATAAGAGATGGTGCTGCTGGATAACAGATGGTTATGAAAAGACAGATGCATTGATGTACTGAAAGAAACCTTTAAATTTGCTAGACATGTGCTGTTTTCTCCAATGCAGTAAGCCCCTACATATGAATTTCTGattactttatttaaaacatgCAAACTTTAGTAAAGAATCTTTTGGAATAAAAAACACCCAGCTTCAAAATGAGAGCCATCAACTACCCTAACAGTTTTCATGGAACCCACCAACACTATCTTATTTAGTATTCGGGGGCAAAAGTATTTAGTATTTaaagtattaaattatatttcgatataatttatgtatgtaatatttttaaggcAAAAGACTTCCTCactcaatttattttatcttcattgcATTCCATGACATGGGAGACTATGAAAATTTCAAGGAgtaagcaaaatattttgaaaagcaagGTCTGGGTAAAAGGTAATCTTACCATTGAAAAAAGTTTACCTCTGGGACACAGCTGTTATTGGGTGTTATTGCTTACACCCTTGAAATACCAATAATTAGTTCACGTATAGTTCCCCTTGATCCTGAATAAGAAAATGTGCCCATTACCTGGAAAGTCTTATTGTGCAATTCAAAACCAAACCACTGAGATAACTGAATGGCAACCAAACTGCCAAAATATCTTCCCAAAGGATGTATATCACGtggaaaaatgttaacaattaaaatgtaaaatgcacaCTTATGAAGGTCATGAATTATCGTGTTCATTTGCTTCTCATTTTGCACTTCAAATGCCAGtaaaataaatcccattttattGCTTAAGAAATTAGAGGGAAATATATAAGCTGTTTTATAGTTCTACAAATGAAAGGTTCTTATGAAACATTGTTTAAATGGCCTGGTGAGAAAGACTTCAGATGGAAAGGAAAGggattttcttttgtaaaagatATTAAAACTCCTAGGCAAGGGATGGGGGAAGAAAGGACTGCTTCatctattcccccccccccccccccatttagcACTCAGGGactttcatttttgtcatttagttacataagtaacatttaaaaaattcaaactccAAATTATTATTAAGGCCATTTTTGTAATTACAGACGAGACTTCTACTATAGCTGCTTTACTAATGTCACCTTCTTGGGTAAAGTCTAATCAAGTCAatcaatttattttccaaatccaTGTAACCTTTTGgctttccatttcctcattttgtaTAAATCATGTTTATTTCTACTACACTCGTTTCTCATTCGAAATTCCCCatctttttcttaattgttaTTAAGTTTACACTATTAGAAGGACTTATTTTTTACCATGGGTTATATTTCTCTTTTAGAGTGTCTGAGCCATTGGTGCTCTTTGTTTTCCAAAGGATCCTTGAAGACGTTTATTATCATGAATGTAGTTGGAAAGAATGAGTTTGTTCCCCATTGGCTTGGAACTATCTGCCCTTATGTTA is a window encoding:
- the MAP2 gene encoding microtubule-associated protein 2 isoform X1, with the translated sequence MADDRKDEAKAPHWTSTQLTEASAHPHPPEIKDQGGAGEGLVRSANGFPYREDEEGAFGEHGSQSTYSDTKENGINGELTSADRETAEEVSARIVQVVTAEAVAVLKGEQEKEAQHKDQPAALPLAAEETANLPPSPPPSPASEQTVPVEEEEETLEGTMAEEETPATLPGKECGAAKASDQPQGLSEGPAESSVEAHIAPEESAPAGAPQEKSVKEVTEVSPEVTIPSSAREGLFPASKMEFHDQQELTPSPAEPLDKKDKESEKQSKPGEDLKHAALVSQPETTKTSPDTKDMQGTEEERAPPTLFGQPLGAGLEDMKQKTEPSLVVPGIGLSAEPPTPKEQKDWFIEMPTEAKKDEWGLAAPISPGPLTPMKGKDVLEDIPKWEGKQFDSPMPSPFQAGSFTLPLDVMKNEIVAEASPFAPAFLQPDDKKFLEETSGPAPAKDSSKAEEPPKDKPDKVAEAPASEATTLPKDALIPTVEEGVPEKVLGEEKGAIKPESAQEKEQEATPTDKESQPKLEEKTTISDKEAMPKDSEPPKLTDGETGIIQPCMEHALSKEEQKGQEPTTDALLFAVSLEQAVTDSAMTSTTLEKVVTEPAAASEKSATQDLFEEKVVDKDTKVEGAGAATSAELDMPFYEDKSGMSKYFETSALKEEVTKSIQPASDYYELSDTRESALESLDTVSPVCKNGDKELEAGKEPQPSAAAQEAGYSTLAQGYPTDLPEEPSSPQERMFTIDPKVYGEKRDLHSKNKDDLTLSRSLGLGGRSAIEQRSMSINLPMSCLDSIALGFNFGRGHDLSPLASDILTNTSGSMDEGDDYLPATTPALEKAPCFPVESKEEEQPEGEKAPGEDNAPVEPSCESPFLAKDYYKNGTVMAPDLPEMLDLAGTRSRLASVSADAEVARRKSVPSETVVEEASTGLPPVTDENHVVVKTDGQLEDLGYCVFNKYTVPLPSPVQDSENLSGDSGSFYEGPDDKMRRDLATDLSLIEVKLAAAGRVKDELGAEKEVSPHVPGDKPGPARESEQDRKASEKLDTVLEKSEEHADAKEHSRPAEEASDKADTSGLGAISEHPPTAAKDASPPAAETAEKGLSSVPEVGEVEPSRKAAPELDFVAKKADQGHVDVHISDFGQMAAGLTLDGGQETELPPEVGQDLAPSTLAPPGVEFGPVKEGARASETEIKEKVAKPDLVHQEAVDKEESYESSGEHESLTMESLKADEGKKETSPESSLIQDEIAIKLSVEIPCAPAVSEAELAPDEGADVQMEFIRQPQEDSKGTPDISVTPSDVPEQVPEATGIEPAEARSEEDEIEAQGEYDKLLFRSDTLQITDLGVPGVREEFVETCPGEHKGVIESVVTIEDDFITVVQTTTDEGESGAHSVRFAALEQPEVERRPSPRAGEELHLKELHVDEAAEAQAEPRDGSPEAPASPEREEVALSEYKTETYDDYKDETTIDDSIMDADSLWVDTQDDDRSIMTEQLETIPKEEKAEKEARRPSLEKHRKEKPFKTGRGRISTPERKIAKKEPSTVSRDEVRRKKAVYKKAELAKKTEVQAHSPSRKFILKPAIKYTRPTHLSCVKRKTTATGGESTQASSVFKQAKDKVSNSTLSKIPALQGSSKSPRCSSACPSTSQRATFSDSFSIQPSSSAGSTDRLPYSESGNKDGVTKSPEKRSSLPRPSSILPPRRGVSGDRDENSFSLNSSISSSARRTTRSEPIRRAGKSGTSTPTTPGSTAITPGTPPSYSSRTPGTPGTPSYPRTPHTPGTPKSAILVPSEKKVAIIRTPPKSPATPKQLRLINQPLPDLKNVKSKIGSTDNIKYQPKGGQVRILNKKIDFSKVQSRCGSKDNIKHSAGGGNVQIVTKKIDLSHVTSKCGSLKNIRHRPGGGRVKIESVKLDFKEKAQAKVGSLDNAHHVPGGGNVKIDSQKLNFREHAKARVDHGAEIITQSPGRSSVASPRRLSNVSSSGSINLLESPQLATLAEDVTAALAKQGL